The following are from one region of the Odontesthes bonariensis isolate fOdoBon6 chromosome 16, fOdoBon6.hap1, whole genome shotgun sequence genome:
- the rtn2b gene encoding reticulon-2b: MATKLVDLVYWRNMRKTCVVFTGLVISLTSLFQLSAITVLSHICLGIMCITFTLRLYYKLLEMLRWNPGIHPFQSYLDYDNSLTDKETVMLVEEVVLLIAFAVSEIKRLLFIENVIDSIKFVALLYLLTYVGIVTNGLTLVIAAVIAVFSLPLLYKKQQVRTRRVARTIRAFVKRIKKLFLSLYETVRPSAAPAHALAPAPPATPAPKQKAKSK; encoded by the exons ATGGCCACCAAAC TTGTGGATCTGGTGTATTGGAGGAACATGAGGAAGACCTGCGTGGTATTTACGGGGCTGGTGATTAGTCTCACCAGCCTCTTCCAGCTGAGCGCCATCACTGTGCTTTCTCACATCTGCCTGGGTATCATGTGCATCACCTTCACCCTTCGTCTTTATTATAAACTGTTGGAGATGCTGCGCTGGAACCCTGGTATCCACCCATTTCA GTCATATCTGGATTATGACAACTCTCTGACAGATAAGGAGAcggtgatgctggtggaggaggtggtgcTGCTGATCGCGTTTGCTGTCTCAGAGATCAAACGTCTTCTTTTTATCGAAAACGTGATCGACTCTATTAAG TTCGTTGCGCTCCTCTATCTGCTGACCTATGTCGGCATCGTAACCAACGGGCTGACTCTCGTGATAGCTG CTGTGATAGCTGTTTTCTCCCTTCCTCTGTTATACAAAAAGCAGCAG GTGCGGACAAGAAGGGTGGCGAGAACGATCAGAGCCTTTGTGAAGAGGATCAAAAAGCT GTTTCTCAGTCTGTATGAAACTGTTCGACCCTCTGCTGCCCCGGCACATGCCCTGGCACCTGCACCACCAGCCACACCTGCCCCCAAACAGAAAGCCAAGTCAAAGTAA
- the ppm1nb gene encoding protein phosphatase, Mg2+/Mn2+ dependent, 1Nb (putative), which translates to MRTARKGTVEMPAFMRQLVKETEKRVSSFFKGGRGGAAEGEQPGEGEREEVMPSPYLDRPVLDKLTEEGCARWGLTYTLASMQGWRANMEDFHNCVPQLGGELAEWSFFAVFDGHAGSMVAQYCSQHLLGQILTTGGIGSEDNPEKVKGAITEGFMQTDKHLLSVARREGWERGGTTVVATFISPYYIYFANCGDSRAMLCRSGQVCYSTEDHKPYSPLEKERIESAGGSVSLQRINGSLAVSRALGDFSYKGAENRTPCQQMVSPEPEVCVVERSPADEFLVLACDGVWDTISNEELCAFIHNRLQVCTDLRDVCAQVIDLCLYKGSLDNISIILLCFPGAPQLSAEALHHEAELEDLLESKVAEIYDELCATGEEPDLLSVLTVLASTVIPGLPPGGGIQSKRNCIISAYYQQRETHKPAHGLGSF; encoded by the exons ATGAGGACAGCCAGGAAAGGCACCGTGGAGATGCCTGCATTCATGCGGCAGCTGGTGAAAGAAacagagaagagggtcagctcTTTTTTCAAAGGGGGCcgtggaggagcagcagagggAGAGCAGCCAGGGGAGGGGGAGAGGGAGGAGGTCATGCCAAGCCCTTACCTGGACCGGCCAGTGCTGGACAAGCTAACAGAGGAGGGCTGCGCCCGCTGGGGCCTCACATACACCCTGGCAAGCATGCAGGGCTGGAGGGCCAACATGGAGGACTTCCACAACTGTGTGCCACAGCTGGGCGGAGAACTCGCTGAGTGGAGCTTCTTTGCTGTGTTCGATGGTCACGCCGGAAGCATGGTGGCACAGTACTGCTCCCAGCACCTTCTGGGACAGATCCTGACCACAG GTGGAATTGGATCAGAGGACAACCCTGAAAAAGTGAAAGGAGCCATCACAGAAGGCTTCATGCAAACGGACAAGCACCTGCTCTCTGTGGCCCGTCGGGAAGGCTGGGAGAGGGGTGGCACCACGGTGGTGGCCACTTTCATCTCGCCATATTACATCTACTTCGCCAACTGTGGCGACTCGAGGGCCATGCTTTGCAGGTCTGGGCAGGTGTGCTACTCCACTGAAGACCACAAACCTTACAGCCCTCTGGAAAAGGAGCGCATTGAAAGTGCAGGCGGCTCGGTGTCCCTTCAGCGGATCAACGGATCCCTGGCAGTGTCCCGAGCCCTGGGAGACTTCAGCTACAAGGGGGCAGAGAACCGGACACCTTGCCAGCAAATGGTGTCACCGGAGCCAGAAGTGTGTGTAGTGGAGCGCTCACCAGCAGATGAGTTCCTGGTGCTGGCCTGCGATGGAGTGTGGGACACCATCAGCAATGAGGAGCTGTGCGCTTTCATCCACAACCGACTGCAGGTCTGCACTGACCTGAGGGATGTCTGCGCTCAAGTCATAGATCTCTGTCTCTATAAG GGCAGCTTGGACAACATCAGCATCATCTTGCTCTGCTTCCCTGGAGCCCCCCAGCTGTCAGCAGAGGCTTTACACCATGAGGCTGAGCTGGAGGACCTTCTGGAGTCCAAAGTTGCAG AGATTTATGATGAGCTATGTGCCACAGGGGAGGAGCCTGACCTTCTCTCTGTCCTCACAGTCCTGGCATCTACCGTCATTCCTGGATTACCTCCAGGTGGTGGCATACAGAGCAA AAGGAACTGTATTATCTCTGCTTACTACCAACAAAGAGAGACACACAAGCCTGCACAT GGTCTGGGAAGCTTTTGA
- the kcnk12l gene encoding potassium channel, subfamily K, member 13 — MAQRRASGGCCCCPRAPMKEDNARFCLLAGLILLYLLCGAAIFSALEHPFEIRARLLWKQQLDNFTRRYRVNLGALHTLLRQYEEANGAGIRVDTLRPRWDFSGAFYFVGTVVSTIGFGMTTPVTIAGKIFLIFYGLIGCAATILFFNLFLERIITMLAYIMRWCHERRLRCGGVRVISSREVSSGEEDSLEGWKPSVYYVMLILGVASVVIACSASTLYSSMENWSYVDSLYFCFVAFSTIGFGDLVSSQREQYESQGAYRLGNCLFILMGVCCLYSLFNVISIVIKQTLNWILSKLVCSGQHKLCSCSTPGCWWLCCPCLQSKKHNQRHLPAHLRSKRMKRNKVQPVSSHCTVGRHRYTDGSVETVCDSETDAGAVAEVYVGRRMSGEMISVNEFMVSNKVSLALLQKQLSETAHQGPRQSYGHQNGFSGGVGALAIMNNRLQETSVDR, encoded by the exons ATGGCTCAGAGGAGGGCGTCaggtggctgctgctgctgccccagaGCACCTATGAAAGAAGACAACGCTCGTTTCTGCCTGTTGGCCGGCCTCATCCTTCTGTACTTGTTGTGCGGGGCCGCCATTTTCTCAGCTTTGGAGCACCCCTTTGAGATCCGTGCCCGCCTTCTCTGGAAGCAGCAGCTTGACAACTTCACCAGGCGATACAGGGTCAACCTGGGTGCCCTGCACACCCTGCTGCGGCAGTACGAGGAGGCCAACGGAGCTGGCATCAGAGTGGACACATTGCGGCCACGTTGGGACTTTTCTGGAGCTTTCTACTTTGTGGGCACTGTGGTCTCCACTATTG GTTTTGGCATGACCACACCTGTGACCATAGCAGGAAAGATTTTCTTAATCTTCTATGGTCTCATTGGCTGTGCTGCCACCATCCTCTTCTTTAACCTTTTCCTGGAGAGGATCATCACAATGTTAGCTTACATCATGCGCTGGTGTCACGAGCGTCGGCTCAGGTGTGGTGGAGTCAGGGTGATATCGAGCAGGGAGGTGTCGTCTGGTGAGGAGGACAGCCTGGAAGGCTGGAAACCGTCCGTCTATTACGTGATGTTGATCCTGGGAGTGGCATCTGTTGTTATTGCGTGCAGTGCCTCCACCCTGTACAGCTCCATGGAGAACTGGAGCTACGTGGACTCTCTTTATTTCTGCTTCGTAGCCTTCAGCACCATCGGCTTTGGAGACCTGGTGAGCAGCCAAAGAGAGCAGTATGAATCTCAGGGGGCTTACCGGCTCGGAAACTGTCTTTTCATCTTAATGGGAGTTTGCTGCCTTTACTCACTCTTCAATGTGATTTCTATAGTCATCAAGCAAACTCTCAACTGGATCCTGAGCAAGCTGGTCTGCTCAGGGCAACATAAGCTCTGCTCCTGCTCCACACCTGGGTGCTGGTGGCTCTGCTGCCCCTGCCTCCAGAGCAAAAAACACAACCAGAGGCATCTGCCTGCACACCTCAGATCGAAACGCATGAAACGCAACAAGGTCCAGCCCGTCTCATCCCACTGCACCGTAGGAAGACACCGCTACACAGATGGTTCTGTGGAGACCGTGTGCGACAGCGAGACGGATGCTGGTGCAGTGGCTGAAGTATACGTAGGCCGCCGTATGTCGGGAGAGATGATCTCTGTCAACGAGTTTATGGTGTCTAATAAGGTGTCTCTGGCACTGCTGCAGAAGCAGCTGAGTGAAACAGCTCATCAGGGCCCACGGCAAAGCTACGGCCATCAAAATGGATTCTCTGGTGGGGTGGGGGCCTTGGCTATAATGAACAATCGCCTACAGGAAACCAGTGTGGACAGATAG
- the ccdc61 gene encoding centrosomal protein CCDC61 isoform X1 has product MEEGSEVMEDIVFRGVEFSVKIELDKGVLTVEISDSLTADQWRGEFDPAYIEDLTRKTGNFKQFPIFCSMLESAVRQTSDSVTLDLLTYADLELLRNRKAGVVSRPRSHQQSSALTAKRYLILIYTVEFDRIHYPLPLPYVGKPDPAALQKEIRTLRAELSALTSHGVNKSADLEIKRLRAELAAVKEEKEAMAKALERLQISGSGSASGREDWRIRDVVKTLEEQLVKERAKSQRSTSKKCLEQQLLLEQLQELRASECALRVRVKSLTNELALLRRGLDNLSVRLTPVSGHISSRADGEVYRSVSRERRSGYGNMRARSGSRERTEDRVHRSVERGRRADSSGPHARIPRPSPSPTGSRVQRFDPTAYIQDRQRRQREAEFKKQRKTRRDMLTSPIIPERGRSRSREAYPQAARSGSRGRSLSVERRGSRNSSESSLVDMDEMAKSLFRGRKQTYNGPTGPRGGLLTRKPLCSTPTQRIKDKESSLDTGAELSEIDARLQALQEYMRDLDTGH; this is encoded by the exons ATGGAAGAGGGCTCAGAGGTGATGGAAGATATTGTGTTTCGAGGAGTGGAGTTTTCTGTCAAGATCGAGTTGGACAAGGGCGTGCTGACAGTGGAAATCTCCGACTCGCTGACAGCGGATCAGTGGAGAGGGGAATTTGATCCGGCGT aCATCGAAGACCTCACTCGCAAAACTGGCAACTTCAAGCAGTTTCCAATTTTCTGTAGCATGTTGGAGTCGGCCGTTAGACAG ACGAGTGATTCTGTTACACTCGACCTCTTGACTTATGCTGATCTGGAGCTGCTTCGCAACAGAAAAGCAGGAGTGGTCAGCCGTCCTCGTAGCCATCAGCAGTCATCTGCTCTCACTGCCAAAAGATATCTCATCCTCATATATACTGTGGAGTTTGACAG GATCCACTACCCTTTACCGCTGCCATATGTGGGAAAGCCTGACCCAGCCGCCCTACAGAAGGAGATCAGAACCCTCAGGGCTGAGCTCAGTGCTCTCACCTCTCATGGCGTAAACAAATCTGCAGATCTGGAAATAAAGAGGCTACGGGCAGA GCTGGCAGCAGTGAAAGAAGAGAAGGAAGCCATGGCCAAGGCTCTGGAGCGGCTGCAGATAAGTGGAAGTGGCTCCGCATCCGGCCGAGAGGACTGGAGGATCAGAGATGTGGTGAAGACGCTGGAGGAGCAGCTCGTCAAGGAGAGGGCCAAAAGTCAAAGGTCAACGAGCAAGAAGTGCCTGGAGCAGCAACTCCTACTGGAGCAG CTGCAGGAGTTGAGGGCCTCTGAGTGCGCTCTACGTGTTCGTGTTAAGAGTCTCACCAATGAACTGGCGTTACTACGGAGAGGGTTAGACAATCTAAGCGT TAGACTGACTCCGGTGTCTGGTCACATCAGCTCTCGAGCTGATGGGGAAGTTTATCGCTCTGTTTCCCGTGAGAGGAGGTCTGGCTACGGGAACATGAGAGCACGCTCAGGGTCTAGAGAACGGACGGAGGATAGAGTGCATAGGTCGGTGGAAAGGGGAAGAAGAGCAGACTCTTCAGGTCCTCATGCTCGCATCCCCAGGCCGTCACCTTCACCCACAG GGTCCCGGGTGCAACGCTTTGACCCAACTGCTTACATTCAAGACAGGCAGCGCAGACAGAGAGAGGCAGAATTCAAAAA ACAGAGGAAGACGCGAAGGGACATGCTGACGTCCCCCATCATCCCTGAGAGGGGCCGCTCCCGCTCCAGAGAGGCCTATCCACAGGCGGCCCGGTCGGGCAGCAGAGGCAGGAGTCTGTCTGTGGAGCGCAGAGGCAGCAGGAACTCCTCTGAGAGCTCGTTAGTGGATATGGATGAAATGGCCAAAAGTCTGTTCAG AGGAAGGAAACAGACTTATAATGGACCTACTGGG CCCAGAGGTGGCCTTCTGACCAGAAAACCATTATGTAGTACACCAACCCAGAGAATTAAAGACAAAG AGAGCTCTTTAGATACAGGTGCTGAGCTGTCAGAGATTGATGCAAGACTTCAGGCACTTCAGGAATACATGAGGGATTTGGACACAGGACACTAA
- the ccdc61 gene encoding centrosomal protein CCDC61 isoform X2, with product MEEGSEVMEDIVFRGVEFSVKIELDKGVLTVEISDSLTADQWRGEFDPAYIEDLTRKTGNFKQFPIFCSMLESAVRQTSDSVTLDLLTYADLELLRNRKAGVVSRPRSHQQSSALTAKRYLILIYTVEFDRIHYPLPLPYVGKPDPAALQKEIRTLRAELSALTSHGVNKSADLEIKRLRAELAAVKEEKEAMAKALERLQISGSGSASGREDWRIRDVVKTLEEQLVKERAKSQRSTSKKCLEQQLLLEQLQELRASECALRVRVKSLTNELALLRRGRLTPVSGHISSRADGEVYRSVSRERRSGYGNMRARSGSRERTEDRVHRSVERGRRADSSGPHARIPRPSPSPTGSRVQRFDPTAYIQDRQRRQREAEFKKQRKTRRDMLTSPIIPERGRSRSREAYPQAARSGSRGRSLSVERRGSRNSSESSLVDMDEMAKSLFRGRKQTYNGPTGPRGGLLTRKPLCSTPTQRIKDKESSLDTGAELSEIDARLQALQEYMRDLDTGH from the exons ATGGAAGAGGGCTCAGAGGTGATGGAAGATATTGTGTTTCGAGGAGTGGAGTTTTCTGTCAAGATCGAGTTGGACAAGGGCGTGCTGACAGTGGAAATCTCCGACTCGCTGACAGCGGATCAGTGGAGAGGGGAATTTGATCCGGCGT aCATCGAAGACCTCACTCGCAAAACTGGCAACTTCAAGCAGTTTCCAATTTTCTGTAGCATGTTGGAGTCGGCCGTTAGACAG ACGAGTGATTCTGTTACACTCGACCTCTTGACTTATGCTGATCTGGAGCTGCTTCGCAACAGAAAAGCAGGAGTGGTCAGCCGTCCTCGTAGCCATCAGCAGTCATCTGCTCTCACTGCCAAAAGATATCTCATCCTCATATATACTGTGGAGTTTGACAG GATCCACTACCCTTTACCGCTGCCATATGTGGGAAAGCCTGACCCAGCCGCCCTACAGAAGGAGATCAGAACCCTCAGGGCTGAGCTCAGTGCTCTCACCTCTCATGGCGTAAACAAATCTGCAGATCTGGAAATAAAGAGGCTACGGGCAGA GCTGGCAGCAGTGAAAGAAGAGAAGGAAGCCATGGCCAAGGCTCTGGAGCGGCTGCAGATAAGTGGAAGTGGCTCCGCATCCGGCCGAGAGGACTGGAGGATCAGAGATGTGGTGAAGACGCTGGAGGAGCAGCTCGTCAAGGAGAGGGCCAAAAGTCAAAGGTCAACGAGCAAGAAGTGCCTGGAGCAGCAACTCCTACTGGAGCAG CTGCAGGAGTTGAGGGCCTCTGAGTGCGCTCTACGTGTTCGTGTTAAGAGTCTCACCAATGAACTGGCGTTACTACGGAGAGG TAGACTGACTCCGGTGTCTGGTCACATCAGCTCTCGAGCTGATGGGGAAGTTTATCGCTCTGTTTCCCGTGAGAGGAGGTCTGGCTACGGGAACATGAGAGCACGCTCAGGGTCTAGAGAACGGACGGAGGATAGAGTGCATAGGTCGGTGGAAAGGGGAAGAAGAGCAGACTCTTCAGGTCCTCATGCTCGCATCCCCAGGCCGTCACCTTCACCCACAG GGTCCCGGGTGCAACGCTTTGACCCAACTGCTTACATTCAAGACAGGCAGCGCAGACAGAGAGAGGCAGAATTCAAAAA ACAGAGGAAGACGCGAAGGGACATGCTGACGTCCCCCATCATCCCTGAGAGGGGCCGCTCCCGCTCCAGAGAGGCCTATCCACAGGCGGCCCGGTCGGGCAGCAGAGGCAGGAGTCTGTCTGTGGAGCGCAGAGGCAGCAGGAACTCCTCTGAGAGCTCGTTAGTGGATATGGATGAAATGGCCAAAAGTCTGTTCAG AGGAAGGAAACAGACTTATAATGGACCTACTGGG CCCAGAGGTGGCCTTCTGACCAGAAAACCATTATGTAGTACACCAACCCAGAGAATTAAAGACAAAG AGAGCTCTTTAGATACAGGTGCTGAGCTGTCAGAGATTGATGCAAGACTTCAGGCACTTCAGGAATACATGAGGGATTTGGACACAGGACACTAA
- the ccdc61 gene encoding centrosomal protein CCDC61 isoform X3 — protein MEEGSEVMEDIVFRGVEFSVKIELDKGVLTVEISDSLTADQWRGEFDPAYIEDLTRKTGNFKQFPIFCSMLESAVRQTSDSVTLDLLTYADLELLRNRKAGVVSRPRSHQQSSALTAKRYLILIYTVEFDRIHYPLPLPYVGKPDPAALQKEIRTLRAELSALTSHGVNKSADLEIKRLRAELAAVKEEKEAMAKALERLQISGSGSASGREDWRIRDVVKTLEEQLVKERAKSQRSTSKKCLEQQLLLEQLQELRASECALRVRVKSLTNELALLRRGLTPVSGHISSRADGEVYRSVSRERRSGYGNMRARSGSRERTEDRVHRSVERGRRADSSGPHARIPRPSPSPTGSRVQRFDPTAYIQDRQRRQREAEFKKQRKTRRDMLTSPIIPERGRSRSREAYPQAARSGSRGRSLSVERRGSRNSSESSLVDMDEMAKSLFRGRKQTYNGPTGPRGGLLTRKPLCSTPTQRIKDKESSLDTGAELSEIDARLQALQEYMRDLDTGH, from the exons ATGGAAGAGGGCTCAGAGGTGATGGAAGATATTGTGTTTCGAGGAGTGGAGTTTTCTGTCAAGATCGAGTTGGACAAGGGCGTGCTGACAGTGGAAATCTCCGACTCGCTGACAGCGGATCAGTGGAGAGGGGAATTTGATCCGGCGT aCATCGAAGACCTCACTCGCAAAACTGGCAACTTCAAGCAGTTTCCAATTTTCTGTAGCATGTTGGAGTCGGCCGTTAGACAG ACGAGTGATTCTGTTACACTCGACCTCTTGACTTATGCTGATCTGGAGCTGCTTCGCAACAGAAAAGCAGGAGTGGTCAGCCGTCCTCGTAGCCATCAGCAGTCATCTGCTCTCACTGCCAAAAGATATCTCATCCTCATATATACTGTGGAGTTTGACAG GATCCACTACCCTTTACCGCTGCCATATGTGGGAAAGCCTGACCCAGCCGCCCTACAGAAGGAGATCAGAACCCTCAGGGCTGAGCTCAGTGCTCTCACCTCTCATGGCGTAAACAAATCTGCAGATCTGGAAATAAAGAGGCTACGGGCAGA GCTGGCAGCAGTGAAAGAAGAGAAGGAAGCCATGGCCAAGGCTCTGGAGCGGCTGCAGATAAGTGGAAGTGGCTCCGCATCCGGCCGAGAGGACTGGAGGATCAGAGATGTGGTGAAGACGCTGGAGGAGCAGCTCGTCAAGGAGAGGGCCAAAAGTCAAAGGTCAACGAGCAAGAAGTGCCTGGAGCAGCAACTCCTACTGGAGCAG CTGCAGGAGTTGAGGGCCTCTGAGTGCGCTCTACGTGTTCGTGTTAAGAGTCTCACCAATGAACTGGCGTTACTACGGAGAGG ACTGACTCCGGTGTCTGGTCACATCAGCTCTCGAGCTGATGGGGAAGTTTATCGCTCTGTTTCCCGTGAGAGGAGGTCTGGCTACGGGAACATGAGAGCACGCTCAGGGTCTAGAGAACGGACGGAGGATAGAGTGCATAGGTCGGTGGAAAGGGGAAGAAGAGCAGACTCTTCAGGTCCTCATGCTCGCATCCCCAGGCCGTCACCTTCACCCACAG GGTCCCGGGTGCAACGCTTTGACCCAACTGCTTACATTCAAGACAGGCAGCGCAGACAGAGAGAGGCAGAATTCAAAAA ACAGAGGAAGACGCGAAGGGACATGCTGACGTCCCCCATCATCCCTGAGAGGGGCCGCTCCCGCTCCAGAGAGGCCTATCCACAGGCGGCCCGGTCGGGCAGCAGAGGCAGGAGTCTGTCTGTGGAGCGCAGAGGCAGCAGGAACTCCTCTGAGAGCTCGTTAGTGGATATGGATGAAATGGCCAAAAGTCTGTTCAG AGGAAGGAAACAGACTTATAATGGACCTACTGGG CCCAGAGGTGGCCTTCTGACCAGAAAACCATTATGTAGTACACCAACCCAGAGAATTAAAGACAAAG AGAGCTCTTTAGATACAGGTGCTGAGCTGTCAGAGATTGATGCAAGACTTCAGGCACTTCAGGAATACATGAGGGATTTGGACACAGGACACTAA